The genomic DNA ACCATACAAGTCCATATCCTACAAAAGTATTCACGGATTTGGCTTACATCCAGTGATTAAATAGCTGAAACTGACAATCTCATTGCAAGGTTGGAGAACTCACTGACAATAGCAGACGCTAAGATTCATCTTGCAATCAAAACCGCAGGGAAACCTCTAGTTATTTAGTCATTGGAGGCAGCTAAAATCCCGAAAAGCAATGTATCATCTTGCTATCACAGTGAAATGACCATCTGACTGTAACCAACAATCTTTACGGCAACCTATGTCGTCAGTTAGTTAGATCATCTAATCGACTGATAAGAACACTTGGGCACAAGTGAGACCAATCTAGTAGCACACCCGGCACGTTTTTGAAAGCTGCAGAGAACTAACAAATGGAAACTCCAGAATTAGAACAAAAAATTTTTGTCTAcccttttctcctttctttctcaATGGTGAGAACAAAGCTAACTCTATAATTTGAGCAACACAGATCAGCGAATGACTGATCCATTACGACCATTACTTGTTCCAATATCTGGTTTATCTGATTTTCGTATAACAAATTGGTCAACAATCTTGACAGTATGGAGTGGATCCTGCTGAGCAGTAGCTGCACTCCATTTACTGGGGTGCTTTCTAAGGTGGCTCAATTGCTGAGGTTGTTTGGGCTCCCCATCCCAGTCAGGATCCAGCTTCCATTCCTTTGGGACCTGCATGTCAATGAGTTAGTAATACAGAGACACAGAACAGAGAAATCACTGTTGTTCAAAGCATACTAAGTACCAAATGTATATTCTCCAAAAGATTGAACTGTTGAATATccaatatacatttttttataagtattctTCAAACATCAATTTCTCGAATTTCCTACCCTAATAATCACAAATCTGTCCACTTTAGCAGAATTATATGCAACACATTTAGTAGTTTaatttattgggaaaaaaattaatataagaaaaagagaaagaagcagGTTCTATAAGGTCCCTAATCAGGGTACACCAATGGGAAAAGCCCCAACCATTATCACAAATTTATTAGTTTTAGACCTTCGCTCCTATACAAACCACATGTTGAACCTTAGACAAACTTCATCAAGTAGAAAATAACATTGCACTGCTGGTAAGCTGGGCTATAAGGCACTCACAGTCCTTGTTTATTTTGGGGAGAAGAAAAAACTGAAACCAAAGCGAgttattaaggaaaaaaattaattgcattGAACGTAAGTGATTTCCTCACCTTATCAACAGCAAGGGTGAAAACTTCAAGATCACCACTAGAATCGATATGGAAACGAGTGAATGCCTTGTAATTAGCAATTCGTAGAGAAGAGAAGGCTTCATCAAAGTGTATGTGAAGCCAGTTAATGCAGATATATAAGTAGCTTCCAAACACCAAGGAAACAACAGGAGTTGAAAAGACCCAAAAGTAAAGGAAGACCGAAGCATAATATATGATTGCACCCCCTCGAGAGAGTGACTCCATTCCATTCTTACATATGTTGCTACGCGTGACAGCCATGACCTGATAATACTTCTCCATGAATATACTTaactaagggaaaaaaaaaaaaaaaaaaaaagtggatttCTAGAACACAAGATTCTCTCACCTCAGGAATATCAAATGCAGACATAAGATACTTGATACATGCCGGATAAAGGCCATGGGTCCATTGTTCCATTCGAGCTCGAAGACCGGTTGGATCTGGAAAATGCTCACTTTCCACTGATTGGTACCATTGATATAAAGTGTGATAGcctggaaagaaaaagaaaatcactgTCATCCACATTTAAATCACTTTTTCTTTAACAAACAGATAAGGATCCTACAAATACCACACTCAATGTGAGTTGAACCCAGACCTCcttaagaaagagaaaaattaccACAAGAGTACAAGACCATCTGTCACATTCAACCACATTAgttaatgtgtttttaaaaaatactgtCCTTTTGATAATATCCTTCTCACTACACTAAAATCCTTGGAAGTAATAAATATGAAATCAAGATTGAGGCAGCAATGActcacatgatcatatgaccgTAACAATGTCGTCAAAAGTAAATATTCATAAAAATCTGGCATAAAGTAATAATGATATGCCAATGAGTTCAAACTCAAATGGCACCTCTTCCCACAGTCAAAATGGATGAAAGGGTAAAGTTTGGATTCAAGACCCAATAGATGTCGGTGTAATTAccaatagaaaaaagaaataattaaaaatatattaatactgATAGCTTTCCTCATCTCCATacaggtaatatatatatattttttttttataagtaataattatATAAAGCAAAGCGCAGAGgagcgcaacccacatacacgggaagtataaagaGAGTGCctaagaggaagagaaatgaaaaaggaaatcagaaaAACCAATctctaaaggagcaagccaagcggccgtccaagagtaaagagtaaagtaGAAAAGATGAGTAATTTCCTCTACagtcctagtggagttctcaaaacatctagcatttatTTCATTCCAAacacaccacataagacaaagagggatcatcttccatacAGGTAATATATAAGCTGCAAATCCTTGAATCCTAATCAAATATTCAAGAAAAGTACCATATCATAAAGAAAAAACTCACCTGAAGTAGCTAGTAGTTTATGCCGGATACACGTCTCAACACCCAGTTCTAACAGCAGCATAAGAATTAAAGCAGCAGCTAGGTGTGCAGAAACATGAAGAACTCCGATTATTGCTCGCTTCTTCCGAGACACTCTGGAGGGTACAAATGTAATTGCCACAATTAGCAATACCATAGCTCCTGTAAGAGATATATAAGAGTGTTCCACCATGTAAATAAAATTACTCCATACTGTGCCAATGAAGCTCCTCAAGTGGCCTGAAAAGGAATCCTCATGCAAGATGTGATTGAGCTTGCACTAGAGGAGGGGAGAACAAAGTCACCTCTCAGCAACACATATTTACATTGTTAGGTAGGCAAATATATTAACTGTTACTCACTGTAAAGATGGAAAAGAGTAGGAAAGCAATGACAAGTAATCCAAGCCAAACAGAAGAGGGGGTGAGGGTGGGCGTGGGGGGAAGATAGAATATGTCCTACTTGTCAATGAAAATATGAATACACAAAAACATACTGAAGAGAAACTCACCTGCGGGAACATAGAAAAGACCAATATAAAGTATATTATGCcaccaataaaatcaaattgcCAATTCTTCTTTCgaaacttcaaaatatttccCAATGCAATCTGCATCAAATGAGAAATACATTACAGCAccaacaattaaaataaaatgataaaatatgaACTTTGTATCTTCAGGTAAatggaagtaaaaaaaaaaaaaaaaaaagaatggtacTCCAAATTTACCCTGCTTGAATCTTCATAAGAAGGATATGCAGCCTTGCACTCGTAGGAAACtccatgaaattttttaaatttactaaAGACATGGGTGGGATGTAAAAAAGCCCCACCACAGCCATTTACAATTAGGTTTTGCACATGGACAGGCCCATCTGATTTAACAAAGGAATGGCGCATATAGTGATGCAGGTCCCCAGCCATTCGAAGCTTGCACCTTCCTTTCAAATAATCAGCTATGAGGTGTGAGACATTCTTTCCAGAAACATCATTCCAATACCAATCAAGAAGCCAACTTGGTTCGTGTGTTATAATGATCACAGAATCCTCGTCTCCAACCTTGAGCATGCAAGGTAAGATGAGCATGTTAGGGTCAATAAGCCAAAAAGGTTTGagcaaaaaaatcattagcAAAATATATGATATGTGGATGTGCACACAAGTGTCATACTTTGAGACACCATGTCAAACATGGGAATTTATAACACTACGCATACAAATACTCATGTATGTTTGATACAAATACTCATGTATGTTTGACTATCTCTTGCATGCATAGAAACCATCACTAGTACAACCATTTGAACAATGGTCTGTATTATCAACAAACTTGCACAACATTCCATCAACTTTTTCAAGCAAATAAGGCAAACATTTTCATTAGTGTCCAAGCAATATTTGGATAAGGGTTGACAGGAGTGTCAAGTCCAGCAAGCTAGAATTTTCAATAGGAAAGTATCCTGCATGTCACAGTACAGAAGCAAAAGCTTAGTAGTCTACAAAGAGAAGAATGTACTAGTCTACTCCATTTACTATAGAAATGATCGCCACTGAATAGCAAAGAAATTGAATGCTTTATTTGCCTAAGTCTCTTATGATATAAGCATCACAAGCCCCCTGCCGTCCAGCAAAGGAAACACAGCAAGATAAAATGTGAAGCAGGCTATGAAATAAGCAAGCTATTTCAATTGAGATTCTGCGACGTATGCTCCCTTTTTTCACTCAAAAAATTGCATTAATTTCTTGGCAGCATCATCACATTAGTTGATTGTGAAAACTTAAATTTGAGCTATTTcaacaaaatgagaaaaattagTTGGTCATGCAACAAGAACTAGTGCATGCACCAGTTGAGAGGAAGGCCAAAATTGTAGCTCAAGCCTATAAAACAGGACAGCATATGATTTTCTAAATAAagatagtaaaaataaataaattacaagacAAGCCCCAAGACGAAAGTCTACTTTAGCCATGTTAGTCCACTTCTTCAGATATATAAGTTGGTGTATTCAAATTGACATTGAACAAAGACAGTATCAACTCTAACTTCAAAAGTGTAATGGTGAACAGTCTTTCACAAGCCAcctcaaaaaatttaatattattgaGGCAAAAGATAGGTAATGTACGAGAATAGAAGTGTTCACTAATGCaaaataaacaagtttttgatAACGGAAGAACCCCCCAACAGTGTTTTTAATATGTTTGTTGAACACGTGACAGCAGGCATGTCTTGACACAAGTTTCATGTGCACCTCATATACGCTGCTTATCTAACATGAGGCTAGACACAATAAATCGTGTCCACATCTAAAATTTTGAGCATTCCCATCGCCTGAGATAATAGCAAGGGAGTGATCATAGATACAACTCTCGGTAAGCATTCCATATGGTGAGATTGCTGGTGCAGCACCATCTCATCCACTCAGGTAatctttttagtaaaaaataaaaagaaaaaataccttTTGCTTTACTAGTTCTGAAAAGAATTTGAATTGGTATACGTCAATATCGCCATGCAGTGCTAAGTCAAGACCAAATATCCACCATCTTTTAGGGAGTTGCAAAGCAAAATAACTCTTCTTTTGAGGCATAAACCACCCTCCCAACCAGCTTTTATGACATATATACCTCATAAAGGTATGTAGACCATCAAACCAATCTGCATTGCAATAAAAGATTAATATTACACCAAACATACATTTTACACTACAAAATCCAAGTCTTTTCAATGAGCAGAATCATGGtctaaaaagaaaacatgtgataACAGTTCTGATTATTAGATAAATGCAACAATAAATTTCTAAATGACAGTAACAGAATCTCTTTTGTGAGTAACaaaattaaatcataacaaaCTCAGACAGAGAACTAAGACCAACCATGATTTCCAGGAATAAGAAAACACTGAGGTCCCTCGTATTGCTTCAGTTCAGACACTTCACAAGGTATCTCAGGCTTGTTTACAGCTACCTGCTCTGGCTTATACCATGAAGGAGGCTGGAGAGCATACTCAAAAGGACGGAAGAAGCGTTTTTCATATGTGAAAGCTGACGGATTAGGGTATCTACAATAGAACtagaaaaatcaatttgaatttaaatgtttttataaaTAGCCATACATAACTCATGCATCCATATGGATTGACCCGTGATTAGATTCTGCATCCCTTATAGGGAAAGGAGATGCCATGCCATTTGACCCAAAGACCATTGGCAAAACTAAACTCAAATTTAGATATTTAACgagaaaacataaactaaaatagATATGCTCAAGTGTGCATGTGCATAGTTAAgtatatgaaaaattatttctttcctGTACTaaacaatttcctttttttgggtttctttttttcttttttggtgtgtgtgtgtgggtgggtGTTGGGGATCAACCACTAGGATCTAATACAAATTAGAGTGCTCTTAAGAAGCAATcccatgaaaaataaaagaccaAATCTACAATAGGGTGATCTTAAAGTGAGCACTGAGGTAGTCCTTAACTCGTGGGGAGATGCTCTCCAAAGCGTCCAGACCTTAAATCTAGCACACCAATTAGAAGTTAATCAATACCCAACAAATTGTTCAATACAACTTAGGAAAACACAGTGGTGGCAAAAGGGTGCACAGTGTAGCTATGGGTGCCCAAGACAGTAGTAGTATTGTGGTGATTTCGAATATGTTTAGCAGGTGGTGATTGTGAAGATGGTTAAATTCTACAGCCAACACTTGTGACCACCTGTAAAATTGACTTCAATGGGTctacttgattttaaaataaaattttcaatttcaggTCATTTCAGCTCCCAAATTTCAACGATCAAGAGTCCACTGGAATTCTCAATCTCATCTCAAGATGTTCGACATCAGATTTTGTGCACCAATGATAACTCAGAGATTTAAATTATCCTTATTTGTTTTTCGAATTTCATTAAAACACAacggggcgcaacccaagtacacgaGAAGTATACTAGAGAGACACctatcaagaaaataaattatccATTATTCATTAATTAGTCTTACACATCATCAAGACCTTTAGTGTTAATGATCTACCTCAAAAAGGTTCTAACAGTATTGAGGACTCTATAAAATAGTCTCAACTTATAAGTTGGGAGTAAGCTTATCTATCTATAATAATTGATGCAATCATGCAATATCATATATCATGAGTAAGAGTTATAGACTCACGCTAGATCCCCTCCAATAAGTAGCAAGTTGCCACGAGGTAGGGTAAGCACAGAATCATCTCTAGTGAGACGAATGGATGGCTGAGCAAGTAGCCGTGCAACAGAATAAGATGAGTTCCCACCATCACCAGTATCAGCCATGAAGTCAAACCATAGATCATCCTTTCCACTAAATTGATCGTATAAAAGATCGCTTTGTTCTGCTCCATCTTGAACCTTGCTCATTGCTGCCTAATTGTGGAAGAAAGGGGGATATAACAGATGTAATTACATCAGAACAAATATTCAGATGGAATTATTATCTGAAAAAGGATCTCATTTGCACAACCACAAAGTTCACAGAAGATATGAAGTTATTGATTACAAAGACTCATTAATTATCTCATATAAAGGAGTTAATTTGAAAGATATTAGCATATGGTGAACGGAAAAAGTACTATTACAGACGGACTTCCCTCTAAGCATTTAATTGAAACCAGTATATATCTAAGTTCAAATAGCAACATTCGGTTCTGCAACTCAAAATCCAGCAAAAGCACTTGCGTTTTTCTTAGAAAAGATACTTGCCAAATATGAAAGGCTTCTaacatgatatatgaatttattTCCCTATCATGTGAAATATAAATTAGGTAGGTTTGAAACAAATAGGAATTTGCAAAGTTCCAGACAATATTCTCTGACTAAGACAAAGAGTAATTGTTCATTAAGGTATCaatttggaaatatatatatatatattgttgaacCAATATGTTGATGTAACTAATTTCAAATATGGAATTATACCTGCATCATACGCATGTCAAAGCGACCAAGAAAGACAGTTACCGATACCAGTAGGTCAAAAACAGTCTTGAATAAATCAGCAGACGTTCTGCAACAAACCGTCATCAACATAGTTAAATCGACCAAATGGAAATCAGCTTCAGCGCCCTCAAAACAGtaaaacaaaaggataaaaaatagttaatgcATACCCCGAATACCAAGGAACCATATCCAAAAACTCTGGcttcatttgcttcttcttcagcTTCTCATATTCTTTTACTGACACGGGATGAGCTAGAGCCCACCTGTTAATTGTCAGATATTAATGAAGTGGAATGGAGCggaagagaaagagacagaTGTAAAGTTCGCATAAAGGGATAAACATCATCTGAAATGATCATAAAACAGGAAAGAGCATAATCTAACACGATGTAAGCATCTTAAGATGTTAAATCTATTATTTGATAAATATAAAGTTTCTCTCTTTTACTTTGTCCTCCACAGGGCTTTTCTCGATTGGTTTTCATTCATCCTCTACAGGATATTAAAGAAGAACACAAAAATTTATCTACCAATGGTTCATGTCATCCTATCAGAACCTAGATACAATACTTTAGAAGCCAAGATTCTAACTGGATACTTAAGCATGCAAAAGGCTAGTAACACATGAACATCAACTTTCACATAACAGTCACTTCCATAGTCCCTGccagttaaaaaaaacaaaaagtcaatGTCAATTCTTACATTGAACTCACCTAAATACACCCTTCATTTAATGATAAAGGCGAAAAGgaaaaggttttaaaaaaaaaaaaaaaaaaaagaagaaggaaagtaCTCAGTTCAGTCATTCCTGTTAGCCAGAGTTAAATTGCAGATATGGAAGCTTATATTAATCAAAACCTAAACTTTAAACAAAGAGACTGCATCCAGACAATACAAATTTAAATCCCACTGATGTCAACAGTTAGCATGAAACAGTAATTTGAGATAAGAAAATCGAATGCAAATATGCTACTCACCCAGTTGACCTTTCCACTACGTAATTGGCAATGTAAAGGCCTATAAATGTCGCCCATAATGAATATATGGGAGAGATTTCATCAGATGAACCCGCACATGAGCCATTGCAAGCTAACTGaaatgataaacaaaaaaaaattacaaataaagaaagaaaataaagggaccaaaaaaaaaagggtctatGGAATTTATAGTGGATTCCAGCTGTACCTCACCATAGATAACCCACTTGGACAAAAGCGGATAGTCACTCGCAGACCCAACTGGAGCAAACCAAGATGAGCAAACCTGGTCTTTCAACTCATTCATACGGATAAACTTCGCAAGCCAAgtgtttctctcttctttcttaaaAAGGGAAAACCAATTAGAGTTTTTTCGCACAAACggtctctctctcaaaatagCACGGTTGCCACAGTGACTATAAAATACACAGCAAGCTATACTAAGAACCTGCACCAGCAATACGGACATCAACATGATATTCAGGTTTATATGTAATGGCAAAAGAAAGCAATATGGAATGAAGAGTTTATATATATCACTTTCAAATCTTACAGCACAATTTTGAAGAATGGTCAAGATCTCCGGTCTCTTTCCAGCCACACGTGAGACAAGTCCAATGTACCAAAGGCCATAAAAGATAATGTGGAAtacaacaagaaataaaatagatgAGACACATATTGTTAAAAACAAAGACAGGTTCATCCTCATGTCCACTCCCATTGACTGAAAACTAGGAAGATGATACACAGCTGCTACTAAAATCCAGACAATGTACCTGCAGaagtaaatttcaaaaattactaATATGCACTGGTTTTTTACAGTTCACTTTACCAACAAAGTAACTGAAATACATGGATACCagacgtgtgtgtgtgtgagagagagagagaagcaaacTTAATAACATAGATAGGAGTGCAAGTAAACACTTACCACCGACTGAAATTTGAATAGCTTGGTTTAATAGTCTTCCCAATAAATGGcgatgaaaagaaataaaagaaaccaAATAAACAGCCATACATAGACCACCATTTAATATTGTTGTCCAACTTCTCCACAAGAGTATGGATGTTGTCCGATGAGATGAAAAACAGGCAACCCACAACAACAGCAATTATAGCATGCCGGGAATGCTCATGTGGGTATGGATATGCTGGAGTTAGAATTGTTCTAACCCTCTCCATTCTGAGGGCGTCCAGTAAACCAACAGGTTGCTTATCAGAGCCCATTAAGCAGACCTGTTCTTGTTCTGATTACTCCACTTGGTCCAAAGCTGTGCAGATTggatttcaataattttcacaCAAAAAAATGGGAGGGCCAAAACCACCATAGAAACAAGCTCCAGAATCCTGGGTACAAACTTatattataagaaattttaaCATTAAAGGACTGCAATAATTGTCAGGACTACAAGATTGATCAAGAGTAAAACAAATCATGGGACAAGAAACAAGTTCAGCAATCAATACAAGAAGTCGAGTGGAAAAGAAGACAACATATCATAATATTATAGTCTTATGGCCTCCATTCCCCCAACATTGTGAGCTTATTTTCTGAAACATTTTTTCCACGCTTGCTTGCCTCCTCCAATTTGAGAACCAATAGAAACACTCGGATTATCCTTcttctctttcccttttctcaTCCTTTCTAAACCCAAAATGAATTTCCATCAACTAATCCCACCAACTTCAATACAAAAAACAACTCTGAGCAAAAATTGACTATTAATCGGAACCCATAAACCGCTACTTGTATGATAGGAAGctcaactaattaaaataaacaataaattagTAAACACACCGTCAATAACAGTTCAAACTAAACTTACAAAGAACTCAAATGATACAAGCATACATACAAACACACATGATACATACATATGATCAAATATCTGATCACATATTCAACCTTTCAACAGTCGGCAAGCAAGCAGAACGTCTAAActagcatttttcttcaaatcagtgacgaatcaaaaccctaattcacCGACTAGAGTCCTAGGGCTCGCTTCACCGAATAACGAAACGACGCGTTTCAAACCATGGCGTAACCGCCGCCAAAACAGAACTTCATTCGTAGCAACATTTACAACTTagccaacaacaacaaaaacaagctTAATCGGACAATTGGAAAGAAAGCGTACCTGAAGAGAAAGCGAGCAGAGGAAGAGATAGAGTGCATGCGCAAGCaaatatatgaaagaaagaaggagaagatatTCTCAGAGCAAATTGGCATCTGAGAATGTCTGCGAGGAACATAACAATGGCATATTCCTTTTTTCGCTCTTAataaaacagaaagaaagagaattatGTGTCAGAATTAGGCGAGTTACACTGCCAACATGGAACACGGAGGTATGGGAGTTGCTTGAATTTTACGATCTCCCACTTTCCGTGTTTAAACCCACGTAGTTTTAGCGGTTTCTGACCGTTGGATTTGGACTTTCTGGTGTGGAATTCGGCCTGTTCTGTATTTGCGTGAGGCCACCCCGGGCCTATACTGAACCCAACCTTCTTCTATTGCGCGCGTGGCTTGAgcctaatttatttttaaggattcggattttttagtaatttgctGATCGATTTGTTAATCTGATGCAGAAGAGACAGAGGATGGAGTGTTGAAAACgttaagagaacaaaaataaaaaaaagaaatacatttACTCATATAGATCATCATTCAAGGTTgtttaaattgtaaaatttcCCCAAATTTACGACGAACTCTAGGAAACTTAAAGACATCCCATTTGCTTTGGGCTCGAGTTTCAACCTGAGGCCCTTGGAGAAACCGGTCAGTATTTCGGCAGCTAGTGT from Corylus avellana chromosome ca6, CavTom2PMs-1.0 includes the following:
- the LOC132184457 gene encoding uncharacterized protein LOC132184457, with translation MGSDKQPVGLLDALRMERVRTILTPAYPYPHEHSRHAIIAVVVGCLFFISSDNIHTLVEKLDNNIKWWSMYGCLFGFFYFFSSPFIGKTIKPSYSNFSRWYIVWILVAAVYHLPSFQSMGVDMRMNLSLFLTICVSSILFLVVFHIIFYGLWYIGLVSRVAGKRPEILTILQNCAVLSIACCVFYSHCGNRAILRERPFVRKNSNWFSLFKKEERNTWLAKFIRMNELKDQVCSSWFAPVGSASDYPLLSKWVIYGELACNGSCAGSSDEISPIYSLWATFIGLYIANYVVERSTGWALAHPVSVKEYEKLKKKQMKPEFLDMVPWYSGTSADLFKTVFDLLVSVTVFLGRFDMRMMQAAMSKVQDGAEQSDLLYDQFSGKDDLWFDFMADTGDGGNSSYSVARLLAQPSIRLTRDDSVLTLPRGNLLLIGGDLAYPNPSAFTYEKRFFRPFEYALQPPSWYKPEQVAVNKPEIPCEVSELKQYEGPQCFLIPGNHDWFDGLHTFMRYICHKSWLGGWFMPQKKSYFALQLPKRWWIFGLDLALHGDIDVYQFKFFSELVKQKVGDEDSVIIITHEPSWLLDWYWNDVSGKNVSHLIADYLKGRCKLRMAGDLHHYMRHSFVKSDGPVHVQNLIVNGCGGAFLHPTHVFSKFKKFHGVSYECKAAYPSYEDSSRIALGNILKFRKKNWQFDFIGGIIYFILVFSMFPQCKLNHILHEDSFSGHLRSFIGTVWSNFIYMVEHSYISLTGAMVLLIVAITFVPSRVSRKKRAIIGVLHVSAHLAAALILMLLLELGVETCIRHKLLATSGYHTLYQWYQSVESEHFPDPTGLRARMEQWTHGLYPACIKYLMSAFDIPEVMAVTRSNICKNGMESLSRGGAIIYYASVFLYFWVFSTPVVSLVFGSYLYICINWLHIHFDEAFSSLRIANYKAFTRFHIDSSGDLEVFTLAVDKVPKEWKLDPDWDGEPKQPQQLSHLRKHPSKWSAATAQQDPLHTVKIVDQFVIRKSDKPDIGTSNGRNGSVIR